The stretch of DNA ggagaccggcggcggggccttgttggctaagtactgttctctgaacaatcgtgacaattggcggaaagatgtgatatgaccctctgggaggctaatgaaccaatccatagccatcccggcatggtgctcatgaagagcttgcacttggcagcatcagaaccgcctatcaggaccatctgtgtgtggaacacAGCAAGGTgtgtctctgggtcctccatcccggtgaagatcaccttgggtcccgcgaacgtgttcgggatcactgcgtctaggatctcctgtgagaaaggagtggaaaactcccttggtggggaatggttctccatctcgtcatgccctttctcaggccctggcgcaactcctcattcacacggtggagctctttgttccgctcatgcgaggcgtcaaggtctgcctgcatgcgttcctgctccattttcgaatccgccatgtcctgctgcagccccctcattatttccaggacctgttgcatggatagttctgctggggctgcgcgtgctgtgcttcgtctggtgggggccattgtcactccaacctccttcaacgttactgtaacttggtagattttctcgaacttgtgatgggactgatgttttatatcggccccacggtgggcgccaaatgttccgtccggttgaccgggacgtcttcgtgcgcgacctcaaccgtaagctagggactccttcccactggttacctgtggattcctgcaaaaaagaggacaaagaggcgccctagcggccatttgcactccgacgctcaagtcagccagcaagaaacaccaaaactgttcacctacgtctctgagcgccgcgtatggcactctgaaggtggtaagaaataacCGTGTATTGTGTATCTGTGTTctctctttcaggcaaaaatatttcccagtcccttgttcgtaactacTGGAGCACGAGCAAGCTACTAGAGAGCTCTGataaatttgcagaaagttcgaaccctctttccaacattctccgcgctatttaaactacccaagcatttaaagcgccttaaagcgcttttaatcacaaacgtaacgcactcattaaagcgtttaattagaaaacgtagcgcatttaagacgttgaaacgcttgggagccattatagtacctgaatgctcgaaaggggaACCGTATTGAATgatttaattacctggcacctgactaaagggtgtttccattttgacatggctgttgtacacgtggagggcctcacgacgccgtgaccccatctggggacgtttctacgcgtgagtcctcctgcttgggagtgctactgcgctaggggtgactttttgggtgccaactcatgcccccaagtatctagtcacttactttgagagcgtatctgccttccttttgtactctgcacccggttgccctgggcgtgactatcctcttgagtcgtatctgccccacaggcgtctctggggcgggaggagcacttcacgagtcaggctgccctacattggtactattactatggccttgaagccacattttccttctctttatcactgccccgggttctCAAGACCTGAgcccttcccacggcgtcgctccctccatggtctttcctacccatgggtatcggggaaccacaccgtgattgccttgctttagcactgtttgatctggcgacgccctggttgggcgacgccttgccttggcgacgcttcctcttggcgtctctccacctaggcgacgccttgcgttgactttgactctccagccgttgactttgactttgacttagtcaacgcccggatacagGACGGTACGAGTGTATTCtaggaaaatttgccaaaagttcgaaacCCATTTCCAACATccaaggttctatttaaacgcctctagcatttaaagcgtcttaaagcgcatttcaTTATGAAACGTTCCgtgcctttaagacgtttaaaccgcctGAAGCATTTaaaaacgctcgaaacgtaaactttaattacctttaaatagctttaattaccttatacctGACAAATAGATCTTGTTGTTCTGACTTGGCTgttattacacgtggagggcctcacagcaccgtgacccAACTTGGGGGTATTtcgtcgtgtgagtcctccttccttggagtgcatctggcgcaaggggtgactttttgggtgccaactcatgctcccaaacctctagtcactcgctttgagagcgtatctaccttcctctcgtaccctgcacctggttacccttgggcgtgaccctctcatgagtcgtatctatcccaagggcctctctggggtgacatgggcacttcgcgagtcagattgctctccactggcgctagtactatggccttgaagccacccttctcttcactttATCATTGTTTCTGCACTTGGCGGGCCCGAAGCCTCCGTggtgtcactccctccatggtctttcctacccacgGGTATCGGGGAGCGACACTTCCGGTGGCTTGTTTGGCGACGCCGTATCTTGGCGGCACCTtgtctaggcgacgccttatctcggcGACACCATGTTACAACGACGCCCTtctttggcgacgccttgtgtaaTTATTCTGTTGACTTCCTTTCTTTGACCCCTTCGCATGGTCTCACCACATGTTGACCTTggccccgacgttgacttttgactttggtcaacgcccgggggcgggacggtacacaagccccccagtcttgagctgatgacttgtcttcagcgaaaagacaAAGGCCTCGCCCATGCTATCCACGTGgcatcctgatgacgtgtcattcttgctgacgCGGCACTCCTCAAACcattgacgtgacattccctGAGTAGTTGAAATGTTCTTAATGGCTGTtgggacatcctctgaaacgaGAAAAGTGACGCTTTTTGGGCCATGCTTAATCGctcgccacgtggcccatcacGCGGTCATCATCAAAAGTCCCTTGCGCTCCCAGCGAGCGCCTAATCCTACGACACGTGGCATCATCGAACGGTCACCATCTATTGCCCCTCGCGCTCCTCGTAActtttaagttacccaaactaCGCGCTCGAAACCATTGTTTCATCCACTCTCTTCGCATTCttgcactgttcatcttcttcgagCTCTCTCTCTACAATCTCTGTTCTCCCCTTCGCATTTCCAATCCTCCCCTACTTCGACacccaaaggtacggtttttctgCCCTTGCTGACTCTCTTTCTTCATTGCATTGCTATAATGTatgtatgaactgcctggggCTGTTTACTTTCTTGTGTTCTCGTGCTGTTCGTGTGTTTCTTTGTTTCCCCTCGTTCTtctttttctcgcgtgggtagggtttgCCTAGGGATTCTCCTTTTTccccctttttcttcttcaacaaCCCCCTTTcgctgaaccctttcttttttattaactCTTCAGCTTGTGACCTGATGACGCGAGACAAAGCTACTACCGATCCTCTGCCCCCCATGTCCCCCTACAAAGAGGAGTATCGATGGGCCTCAGATGACCTCCTCGAGGAGTGCTTCACATTGAACTCCATCACAGACGTAGAGGCCCATAGGGGTGACCCCACGGTCTATAATTTCAACGCCTTCCACAAAACTCATGATTCCCATGTCTTAGTATGTCGCGTGAAGCCCGGGGAACCCGTTTGTGTGGACGCAAGGGCTACCGGGGGAAGCCCCTTCTTCTTCGTTTACCAAATGGTATTCAAACGAGTGGGCCTGCGTCTCCCTTTTACTCCCTTCGAATGGGAGTTGCTCACCGAAATCAACActgcccctgcccagcttcatcccaacagctgggcgttcgtgtgGGGTTTTCGAATCCTTTGTGGATATCTGGGCATCCCCTCCTCCGTGGatgtctttcttcacttttttgaggtaaAGAAGCAGGGCAAAAGcctatggatgagcttttctggcgtcgccgggcgcatcatcctttcTCTCTTCCAGAATTCATTCAAGGGGTGGAGGgggaagttcttcaaggtgCGTGCCACCAAATTCGATCCCACTGCACTGGAGGGCTTCCCTTTGTACTGGTCGGAAAGGCCCATATCGACTAAAGCCCTGGCCTTGGATGATCTCGCTCCCGCTGACAGGGAGGTGTGCAAGGCTTTGGCTGGGCTTGGGGTGGTCTTTGATACCGCCAAGCTCGTTGTCAACGAGTTCAACGCCCACGGTCTCTCTACCTATTTTGGTACTTGCTTTTGATTTTCCCCACTAGAACTTGCTGGTACTCTGCTTGGTTTTATTTGAATGTGATTGCATTGCTTGATTGCTGCTCCCGTTCTGCCTTATCTGAATTAGTCTTTGCTACGATTTTCGCAGGTTCGGTGATGGCTTCTTCAAGGCGCCTTGCACTTGCCAAGTTCCTGAAGAAGGAAAAATCCACCAAAGGAGGTGGGGATTCCGTCACTCTTGATGTACCACCCACCACTCCTTCAGCTCCCGTCGCCTCCCTACTGACTCCGCCATCTTCTCCTCAAACCTGTCAAACTCCTACCTCCACTCCTCCCATTGCCGCCGCATCAACACATGCTCCAGCACGCCCAGACAATGGAAAAAGGGTGCTGGAGAAAAACTCCGACAGTGAAGACTCAGGTAGTCCCCTGGTCTTCAAGAAGAGGAGACCTGCGAGGGTTCCCACCCTGCCAGCCACATCTCCCGGTGGCAGGAACTCTCTAAGGGATGACCCTCCCAGCGCTACGTCGCCATCGCCCCAAGCAGTCCAAGAGGAACAAGATGAAGGGGCTGAGTCGGTTCCCCCGCCACTAACCCTGTCTGACGTGGCGGCGGCTTCGAGCTCTGTTCCTCTCGCGCCCGCTCTCGCCAACTACTGCTTCCCCCCTTGTCTACGGGCAGTTGGCACAGGGGTTCAATGAAGGGATGTCGCCAGAAAACCCTCAGAGGGGAGGAGGCATGCCTTACTATATGGGGGCGTTCTTGGCAGTAGCCCTCGATTGGTGCTCACAGGCTCAAAGTGCTGCCAAAGGAAAAGAGATCCTCCGAAAACTAAAGCAAGAGGTGGGGGCGCTAAAACAGGAAAAGCAAACTTGGGGGCTCAGGGAGGAAGCTCACCAAGCTTCGCTGAAATTGGCTCATGAGGGTAAGGAGGGGGCTGAATCATACGCGCATGAAATTGAGCAAGCATATGTTGACATGCTAGCCCACCTTACCTCCcagcaaattcaaaatattggTCTTCAGGAGGCGGCTCGTGCCTCCGAAAAGCAACAGGGAAAGCTCGAAGAACTGGatgctgcttggaggcagaagctGGCTGAAAGAGAGGACGCCTTGGGGGTGAAGGTCGAAGCCTTGGACCTTCTCCAAGCAGAAGCCAATAAGCTCTGGGTGGAGAAGGAGTTCTTGGACAAACAGCTGGTGTCCAAGGACTCTAGGATCGCCGAGCTGGAGAGGGAGGTCCAAGAGCTTACTGGAGAGATGGCGGGCGTATTTGACgagggcttccaagaggctctggtTCAGGCGTTATACCGTCCCGTGCCCGGGAGTTGACtaaatcaaggtcaaagtcaacatcaggggtcaaagtcaacgcaaggcgttgcctaggtgaagagacgctaagCGCCAGCGTCATCAACCAGGGCGTCgtcaagatgaggcgtcgcctacggaaaggcgtcgcccaaccagggcatcgccagatcaaacagtgctaaagcaaggcaatcacagtgtggttccccgatacccatgggtaggaaagaccatgaagggagcgacgccgtgggaaggcctcaggtcccgatagcccggggcagcgataaagagaaggaaaaggtggcttcaaggccatagtgatagtaccagtgtagggcagcctgactcgtgaagtacccctgccgccccagagacgcctttgggacagatacgactcaagaggaaggtcacgtcCAGGGTAgtcgggtgcagggtacgagaggaaggcagataggctctcaaagtgagtgactagatgattggggcatgagttggcacccaaaaagtcaccccttgcgcagtagcactcccaggcaggaggactcacacgtagaaacgtccccagatgggcagaaacgcccccagatggggtcatggcgtcgtgaggccctccacgtgtatgacagccatgtcagaatagaaacaccctttagtcaggtaccaggtaattaaagtcattcaatacagtttccgtttcgagcgttcaggtactataatggctcccaagcgtttcaacgtcttaaatgcgctacgtttcctaattagacgccttaattgagtgcgttacgtttgtgattaaaagcactttaaggcgctttaaatgcttgggtagtttaaatagcgctgagaatgttgggaacggggttggaagttttggcaaattttcccagaatacactccagttgcttgctcgaagtcgtgaggctacgcacaagggactagggaaaggtTTTTGCTAGGAGgagaaaaacacacacacaatcCACCGTTCCTTTTTATcacctttagtcaggtgccaggtaattaaagtcattcaatgcagtgtccgtttcgagcgttcaggtactataatggctcccaagcgtttcaacgtcttaaatgcgctacgttttttaattgagtgcgttacgtttgtgattaaaagcgctttaaggcgctttaaatgcttgggtagtttaaatagcgctgagaatgttgggaacggggttggaagttttggcaaattttcccaaaATACACTCCCAAAatacgcacaagggactggaaaagaggttgtttgccagagcgagaatacacacacaatacacagttctttttaccaccttcagagtgccatacgcagTGCTTAGATagggaggtgcacagttttggtgtttcttgctggctgacttgagcgtcggagtgcaaacggccgctagggcgcctttttgtcctctttttgcaggaatccacaggtaaccagtgggaaagagtccctagctgacggttgaggtcgcgcacaaagacatcacaggtcaaccggacggaacagttaTCAAAGGTTATCAAGAACAAAGAAAAAAGCACAAAGAGTGAAGGTGGCAACTGAGAGTTGGCGCACTACAACATTTTTTACTTTAGGCAACGCTAAAATAGACCACATGTATAAAAGTGTTGCCTAAACATAGTAGAGCCCACGTTTTATAAATGTagcttaaaaattataaaaaaccaCGCCTATGAAACCGTTGATATTTTAGGCCATGGTTTTAAAACCGTTAACCCTTTAGACCACGTTTATTTACGTGTGGccatttgatttaaaaaaagttaaaataaaatataaaccaaATGGGAAACTCTTTTCGTATTATTCCCTCTCAAGTGAAAACTTACGTCTTCACCTTCAGTATTGCATTTCCCGCTCTGGTTTCACACTCCGACGAGCCCCTTCTTCTCCCCAAATTCCAGCGCCTTCTTCTCCCCAAATTTCATCACCTTCTTCTTTGTTTTGCGTGCGTTCTTCTTCACAAATTCTGGACTTGGCTGGTGTGCGCTGGAAACCCTAGGTCAGACGAAGTTCTTCGCGGTGAGGAGGTAGAGGGTTTCGATGAAATTGGTGACCACTCGAGCCAAACGAAGTTGTTCGTGGTGAGGAGGTAGAGTGTTCGCCGTTTGCAGTGAAACCCTAAAGGTTAGTGATTTCTTTGACtcgttttttgtttttttacccAATATTTTCTTCTACCACTTTACCTATTTGCATACTTAGTTTTAGTCTTAATGTGTGAAATCTAGATGTGCTTCAGCAGGGACAGGTTATAGCTTCCAAGACTTATTGATTTTTTCACCAGGTCTTTTTCTGAATACTGGCCGAACTGTGGTAAAATGACatctaaaaaatttaatcataCGAATCTTCTGCATTTCTAAGGACATAATGACCTCAGTTTGGTGCTGAATTTTGGGAGTGTTTTGGACTTGTACTTGAATATGTAAAAGGGGGATCGGAAGCGAGCAATGGAAGTAGATTTAGAGGACAACCGTTCGACGTATAGATAGTTGCACACAAAATTGAATTGAGTTTGCTAGGAAGTAGGAAATATATGTATATCTAAAGGAAAACCTTTGCAGTTTATAGACTGCACTTAGTGGTTTCTGTTTCAGGTGACAGAGGCGAACCAAAGTCTATATTAGGAAAGACCCCAGGAGGCCTCTCCGGAGGCTCAATTGAAAGTAATTGGGTTGAATCACCCACAACATCCGCCCGTCCATAATGAGGTTCGGCCCTAAATTTGAGACATTATCAAATTCAAATTAGCAATATGCCTATCCTCATTCATAATGACAAACGTTAATGACATTATCAAACTCGGAATTTTAAGGATTAATttgataattcaaaatatattctatttttaatgTGTACAAAGCATAGAGTGAACTATTACGTTTCATCCCGATCTAAGACATCTGTCACTGTATTGTAATGCTCGAGTATTTTGTggcaatttttttctttataaaaacaGAAAGAATGTGTACTTGTGTGTTACCCAACAAGCAGTAGACACATACTTCTATATGGACTAAACCATTTAGATGCATCAAAGGCTTTTTTAGATTAGATAAAGGATGGATATACTCTTTACATTCAGTTTTTCATCTAGTTAGTAGTTGAAAAGAATGTTCTTACTCGTAATAAGTTTCTTCATCTACAACTATATCCCAGCTCTCACCAGTTGTGCTATTTCCATACTTATGGACTTTCCTGTTACAGACGAAAGCAAAACCAATCACCAATACGGCATACAGAATAAAAAGCTGAGGCATGGGATAcgtatctattttttttttatcagcaggGATACATATCTATTTAACACTAAGAGCATTTTTAAACTGTTGCCATGAACAAATAATTCAACTAATCATATTTAAGTAAGCTTTAGATACCATACCCATTTCCAAAGTGTTCTTCTCCCAGgttgttgaccaaccttgtaACAGAAAACCATGTTAGCAAGCATATAAAAGCaggagaaaaagagagaaaccCAGCAAACAGTTCGATGCAGCTGCTTTCACTTGAAATATGAACTTATTGGGGAAAAAAACTCATCTCCAGAAAGAGAAGACCAATTTCCGGACCCAAGATTTGTTTGAACAAACTTCTTTATAAGCATTTgtaggagaaaaaaaaatcagaagaaCTTTTCCACAAACTCAAATTAGTTTATGCGCAAGCTGATTTGTAGAAGTTCTTTCATATaacttttctaaatttttattttgcacAAGTTAATTTTAAGTTACGAAAAAGCacatttcactttttttttatttcctataACTTATAAGTTGCATGATTGATTTTGGCATGTGAAATCTTCAAACCTTGGTAGGTGTCACTGCTATTGTTGTAGAATATATGTGGTACTCTTGCCTAACTACTGCATAGTAGATAGAATCTGTTTTTGGGTAATTTGTTGGTGAGATTTTTATTTGTATCTTAGGTGGAAAATCTGTACTTTGGCCTTCGTTATTGGCTAATGTAGATTGACTTGATTTTCTTTGTAAAAGggttaaataaattgaatagtATGAGTGGGATGGGAGGTTATGATTAAGTGAAGGAAAGGTCCTAGGTGTGAATAGGGAAGTTAGGTCACGTGTATCCTTACAAAACTTTTCTGAGACAACAACTGGTTTTCTTAACAATAAAACTGTACCCATCACTAACCCCATAGGCTAAGACAATATCCTTACAAAATTCTTCTAAGACAGCAACTGCACACAAATTAATCAAGGGCTTTATCATCATTTGGCTTCacaaattcatatatatatatatatatatatatatatatatgttaattatATGTATTCATGGTGGCGTCTCGTGAGGTGATTTGCCTTTAAGGGGACTGGTGGGTCACATCCCACGTGATGGCTTAATGCCAAAGATCATTTGAAACCATATTCTACACGTTTTTTCCCCTAatttacttatatatttatGCAGGAACCAAACACCAAGACCAATCACTATTGATCTTTTCCTTGACTTGTGGTTGAAATATGAGTTAGCATTGATCACTCAAATTTGATGATTCCCTTTTAAACTGTTTACTGGTATGTCTCAGTCTACTTCATTCACATAAATAATGACATTTCATCTTAtatgtattaaattttattttactttttgtgattttttccatttttcaaaTGCAGATATTTCTTTGAGGTTGAAATTAGAGTGCAGGTACAATTCTGTGTAttgcaatttattttattgcaaTTTTGTATTTGCAGAAAAATTACGATTTATTTTATTGCAATTTTGGTCTCCATTTTATTCCTTTGTATGTGATCTtgctctttgttttttttattattttagtctttaattttttaatgaatttcgTCTTAATTTTGCATAATTTTTTGGTTAGTACTCTTTGGATGATTATCATAGTTGAACTTGCAGTTTTGGGCCAAAAGTGAAGTTGGGCTTACATGTTTGCAGAGGAGGGATTTCTTTTTGCACTCCTATGCTTTCCTCCTACACTCCAGAGGGGTGTGTGAAAGACAAAACTAACCTTAGACATCCCtgtttttatttcttctctctccaCTTCCCCTGTCTTGTTAGTTCTCCCTTGTGATCCAGGATTTTCCTAACTTGTAgaatttgaaaatgttttttaggAAGAGTTGCTTCCGTATATTGTAAGTCTATTCTAAATTGTACaacataaaactttttttttttttaatttttaattttttattgtaaaattcaGAAGTTATTTTAGAAGTCTAatgtaaattatataatttaaaagtcatttagttttatttcaaattgtataatttaaaagatatcttttattatacaatccgaaaatgattttgattgagaagCCTAATTTGAATTGAACAAGTTTTCGTGTAAGaaggtaaaaaataaaattttaatttttatggaagtgcacaaaataaaaaacatatatgcAGAGGCAATAGCAGGCCAACTGAAGTCACATGCCATGAGAGCACCCCTTACCTTTTTTTGGCTAATTTTCCCTGCACCAGATCAAACTACACAAAATGTGTTGTATATTTTGAACAAATCTTTACAAATAGACTATAAAATTTGTTTCCATTGTATGTATAGGCAAGATTTTGATAAGACGTATAATTGTAAATAACAAACAACAGTGTCTCTGAATATATATCTAAAATTTTGTGCGGAAAGATTTTTTGTTTGAGTATCCTGTGACTGTGGCTTAGTTATATGTATTTTGTTAGTTTTGaactttattataattataaatatgaagttgatattattaaaaaaatgcatttatGTGTATGCATATTGAGTTTTTAATGGTTTGGGATGTTTACAGGACGCACCCTGCCAACTCCAAAAACATCCACCGTGGAGGTTGGGCCAAACGTTTCTTGCTTATCCAAAAAAGAAGAGGTTACATTGttgattaattataatattcatattattatcttgtatttttaattattcaaactttagatttaatttttaagGAAAATAAAGTTTAACCATAAGTAACAATTGATTTGGGTCAGTCTTTAGGTTTAACGTGTTTccttatatttcttttataaatgttaattatGCTTTGAGATTCATTTATTTGTTACCATCTTCTCTCACCAACAAACATACTAGCTATTCTTCCAAGAATTTCACTTGCTACCTCCAAGTCAAGTTTTGTAACTTGTAATTAATTCATATTAAATTGGAAGAGAACaagtatttattttcttttattcttattattcttcaaacttattaattattttttatctattagATTAAAGATGGTGGACAAAGAGTGGACTAAATTTCCAAGATTTAGTAAAGAGTATATCAATGGTGTTGagttatttttagattttgcaTACAGTAGTGGAAGAGCTCAAGGGAATGAGATTTTATGCCCTTGTTCTAAGTGTAGAAATTGTTGTTGGGCAAGAAGAGATGTGGTCTATGATCATTTAATAGCTATAGGCTTTTTAAAAGGATATAAGATTTGGGTAAACCATGGGGAGGAAATATCATCATTGCCTATTGTAAATGATGATGACATGGAAGATGATATTGACGGCTTATTGCATGATACATTTAGAAATGTGATAGAAGAAAATGGTGGAAATGATGGTCCTAACGAGGAAGCAAAAAAATTCTACAATTTGATTAATGAGGCAAAACAAGAGTTATACCCTGGATGCCAAACTTTCTCCACTCTTTCTTTCATAATTCGATTGTATCTTTTGAAATGTCTTCATGGCTGGAGCAATGCCTCATTTTCTGACCTATTACAGTTATTGAAAGAAGCCATGCCGAATTTAAACATTCctgaatattttaataaaacaaaggCCATGATTAAAGATTTAGGCCTTGATTATAAGAAGATTCATGCATGTCCAAATGATTGCATGTTATATTGGAAGGAGCATGAGACTGACAATTTTTGTGAAAAGTGTAAAGTTTCAAGGTGGAAGGAATCTTGTGATGTAAATTTT from Phaseolus vulgaris cultivar G19833 unplaced genomic scaffold, P. vulgaris v2.0 scaffold_132, whole genome shotgun sequence encodes:
- the LOC137817546 gene encoding uncharacterized protein, producing the protein MVDKEWTKFPRFSKEYINGVELFLDFAYSSGRAQGNEILCPCSKCRNCCWARRDVVYDHLIAIGFLKGYKIWVNHGEEISSLPIVNDDDMEDDIDGLLHDTFRNVIEENGGNDGPNEEAKKFYNLINEAKQELYPGCQTFSTLSFIIRLYLLKCLHGWSNASFSDLLQLLKEAMPNLNIPEYFNKTKAMIKDLGLDYKKIHACPNDCMLYWKEHETDNFCEKCKVSRWKESCDVNFELQQQNEQKVPAKILRHFPLIPRLQRLFMCSNTAESMRWHEEERSKDGKLRHPADGEAWKDFDRLHPIFSSETRNVRLGLTSDGFNPFRTMSISHSTWPIMTVVYNFPPWLCMKPEYTMLSLLIPGPQSPGNDIDVYLQPLIEELK